A window from Marinagarivorans cellulosilyticus encodes these proteins:
- a CDS encoding rhomboid family intramembrane serine protease produces MKKIKTIIFLVFVLCAVFAINTGLFQGQLNRFGIMPRELNGLAGIVFSPFLHGSVSHLLNNIVGLSIFALITMAHGIRYFWRVSFLIIVLGGFGVWLFGRNNIHIGASGWIFGLWALGIANAWYNRSLKTFLIAIVVILLWGGMILGVLPSQPQISFEAHLFGALAGVLIAAKLPRQWRRK; encoded by the coding sequence ATGAAAAAAATAAAAACGATTATCTTTTTGGTCTTCGTGTTGTGCGCTGTTTTTGCAATAAACACTGGGTTATTTCAAGGTCAACTTAATCGCTTTGGCATTATGCCACGCGAACTAAACGGCTTAGCCGGTATTGTCTTCAGCCCTTTTTTACACGGGAGTGTTAGCCATTTATTAAATAATATTGTTGGCTTAAGCATTTTTGCGCTGATTACCATGGCGCACGGTATACGCTACTTTTGGCGTGTGAGTTTTTTAATTATTGTGCTTGGTGGATTTGGAGTTTGGCTGTTTGGCCGCAACAATATTCACATTGGCGCAAGCGGCTGGATTTTTGGATTATGGGCGTTAGGCATTGCTAACGCTTGGTATAATCGCAGCCTAAAGACCTTCCTTATCGCCATTGTAGTTATCCTATTGTGGGGCGGTATGATTCTAGGCGTATTACCTTCGCAACCACAGATATCCTTTGAAGCGCACTTGTTCGGAGCGCTAGCCGGCGTTTTAATCGCCGCCAAACTGCCAAGGCAGTGGCGACGTAAATAA
- the phoR gene encoding phosphate regulon sensor histidine kinase PhoR, translating into MLRRGLKAEFRWFCIWLCVFSLMGFLTGHTVMALLAFSFGYIAWQFTRLYQLEAWVNQARRNEPPNEELQGAWADIADDVQLMYNRHEKEKLRLEAVVHRVQEMTTALNDGVILVDGRGNIEWWNRAAGELFNFQAIDLGQKITNLIRFPKFTRYYETGDFSEPLDHTLTQKNSMEVEFLVHKFGQNERLIVVRDISRLSKLEQMRKDFVANVSHELRTPLTVLRGYLETLEDADNIPPVWNKALSHMQSQAGRMTSLINDLITLSRLETDEKEHGQEVVSLVTLADMVAEDARQISTESKHLISVNGPKEAFIYGREQELRSAISNLVFNAINYTPSEGIILIDIAQGPDGTTVSVSDNGDGIDPKHIPRLTERFYRVDPGRSVNSGGTGLGLAIVKHVLLRHNAELTIKSTPGRGSEFICYFPPARSAAKPLKHSA; encoded by the coding sequence ATGTTACGTAGAGGGTTAAAAGCCGAATTTCGGTGGTTTTGTATTTGGCTTTGTGTTTTTTCGCTTATGGGTTTTTTGACAGGTCACACTGTAATGGCCCTGCTAGCGTTTAGCTTTGGCTACATTGCCTGGCAGTTTACCCGCTTGTATCAACTAGAAGCTTGGGTTAATCAAGCGCGGCGCAACGAACCGCCCAATGAAGAACTCCAAGGTGCATGGGCAGATATCGCTGACGATGTGCAGCTGATGTACAACCGCCACGAAAAAGAAAAACTGCGTTTAGAGGCAGTGGTACACCGCGTACAAGAAATGACAACCGCCCTCAATGATGGCGTTATTCTTGTTGACGGGCGCGGTAATATTGAATGGTGGAATCGCGCTGCCGGCGAGTTATTTAACTTTCAAGCAATCGATTTAGGGCAAAAAATAACCAACCTTATTCGGTTCCCCAAATTTACCCGCTACTACGAAACTGGCGACTTTAGCGAGCCTCTTGATCATACTTTAACGCAAAAAAATTCTATGGAAGTGGAGTTTCTGGTACATAAATTTGGCCAGAACGAGCGCTTAATTGTAGTGCGCGATATTTCGCGCTTAAGTAAACTGGAGCAAATGCGTAAAGATTTTGTTGCTAACGTTTCCCACGAATTGCGCACCCCTTTAACCGTGCTTCGCGGCTACCTAGAAACACTAGAAGATGCCGACAACATTCCGCCGGTGTGGAACAAAGCCCTTTCCCATATGCAAAGCCAAGCGGGGCGAATGACCTCGCTTATTAACGACCTCATCACCTTAAGCCGGCTTGAAACCGATGAAAAAGAGCACGGCCAAGAGGTTGTATCACTAGTCACACTTGCGGATATGGTCGCTGAAGACGCAAGACAGATAAGCACAGAAAGTAAACACTTGATTAGCGTTAACGGGCCAAAAGAAGCCTTTATTTATGGCCGAGAGCAAGAGCTACGCAGCGCAATATCCAACCTTGTGTTTAATGCCATAAACTACACACCTAGCGAGGGCATTATTCTTATAGATATTGCACAAGGCCCCGATGGCACCACCGTGAGCGTCAGCGATAACGGCGATGGCATAGACCCTAAACACATCCCCCGCTTAACCGAGCGTTTTTATCGTGTGGACCCGGGTCGCTCGGTAAACTCTGGTGGCACAGGGCTTGGGCTTGCCATCGTAAAACACGTACTACTTCGCCATAACGCAGAGCTTACTATTAAAAGTACGCCTGGCCGCGGTAGCGAATTTATTTGTTATTTCCCACCTGCGCGCTCCGCTGCCAAACCGTTAAAACATAGCGCATAG
- the phoB gene encoding phosphate regulon transcriptional regulator PhoB translates to MVSKTILIVDDEAPIRDMLRVALEMAEYSCLEAGDAQSAHAIIVDQKPDLIILDWMMPGTSGMELARRLKRDQLTSETPIIMLTAKGEEDNKIQGLEAGADDYITKPFSPRELVARLKAVLRRTDSLSTGDPIVVDALRLDPSSHRVTIGETPVQMGPTEYRLLEFFLTHQERVYTRNQLLDHVWGGNVYVEERTVDVHIRRLRKALTLEGHDRFIQTVRGAGYRFSPKISA, encoded by the coding sequence ATGGTATCAAAAACGATTTTGATCGTTGACGACGAAGCTCCAATCCGCGACATGTTGCGAGTGGCTTTAGAAATGGCAGAGTACAGTTGCCTAGAGGCGGGCGACGCGCAAAGTGCACACGCGATCATTGTGGATCAAAAACCCGACCTTATTATTCTAGATTGGATGATGCCCGGCACTAGCGGCATGGAGCTAGCTCGCCGCCTAAAACGCGACCAGCTGACCTCTGAAACACCCATTATCATGCTTACCGCCAAAGGCGAAGAAGACAACAAAATTCAGGGCTTGGAAGCCGGCGCCGATGATTACATCACCAAGCCCTTCTCTCCGAGAGAGCTTGTGGCACGCCTGAAGGCCGTTTTGCGCCGCACCGACTCATTATCGACTGGCGACCCCATAGTGGTAGACGCGTTGCGCCTAGACCCTTCTAGCCACCGCGTCACCATTGGCGAGACCCCCGTGCAAATGGGGCCAACCGAATACCGCTTACTGGAATTCTTTTTAACTCACCAAGAGCGCGTTTACACCCGCAACCAACTGCTAGACCATGTATGGGGGGGGAATGTGTATGTTGAAGAGCGCACAGTTGATGTCCACATTCGACGCCTTCGCAAGGCTTTAACACTTGAAGGGCACGACCGTTTTATTCAAACTGTGCGCGGCGCTGGCTACCGCTTTTCGCCCAAGATATCAGCCTAA
- the ubiA gene encoding 4-hydroxybenzoate octaprenyltransferase, with protein sequence MAAARVKVPPLLAHPALKASIQLMRLDRPIGIYLVLWPTLWALWIASEGVPRWPELFIFVLGAVVMRSAGCVINDYADKAIDGHVQRTKNRPLATGELDPRFALYLFVGLLFIALCLVLMTNTTTVITGLGAVALTTIYPYMKRHTYLPQVVLGAAFAWAIPMAFAAVTENLPKPMWTLYIAVLLWTIIYDTFYAMVDREDDLKIGVKSTAILFAENDRLITAALQAFTLIILLTVGSSFSLHWPYYLSLMGTAGLFGYQQFLIRGRKPARCFEAFLNNNWVGMLIFIGIVLSYSVAPN encoded by the coding sequence ATGGCAGCTGCGCGCGTCAAAGTTCCGCCCTTACTGGCGCACCCTGCCCTTAAGGCCAGCATTCAATTGATGCGCTTAGACCGCCCTATTGGTATCTATTTAGTCCTGTGGCCAACACTGTGGGCACTGTGGATTGCCTCTGAAGGCGTACCCCGTTGGCCAGAGCTGTTTATTTTCGTTTTGGGCGCAGTCGTTATGCGCTCGGCCGGCTGTGTGATTAACGACTATGCCGATAAAGCGATAGACGGTCACGTGCAGCGCACCAAGAACCGCCCGCTCGCCACAGGGGAGCTAGACCCTCGCTTCGCACTTTACCTTTTTGTAGGCTTGCTGTTTATTGCACTATGTCTAGTGCTGATGACAAATACCACAACGGTAATCACCGGGCTCGGCGCGGTTGCACTGACGACTATTTACCCCTACATGAAGCGCCACACCTATTTACCACAAGTGGTTTTGGGCGCTGCTTTTGCTTGGGCCATCCCCATGGCTTTCGCTGCCGTGACAGAAAACTTGCCCAAACCTATGTGGACGCTCTACATCGCTGTGCTACTTTGGACAATTATTTACGATACTTTTTACGCCATGGTCGATCGAGAGGATGATCTCAAAATTGGGGTTAAGTCCACCGCCATTCTCTTTGCTGAAAACGACCGCCTCATCACCGCTGCACTTCAAGCTTTTACCTTGATTATTCTGCTCACTGTGGGCAGCAGCTTTAGCTTGCACTGGCCCTACTACCTAAGCTTGATGGGCACTGCGGGGCTATTTGGTTATCAGCAATTTTTAATTCGCGGGCGTAAACCTGCCCGCTGTTTCGAAGCTTTTCTCAACAACAACTGGGTTGGAATGCTGATTTTTATCGGCATTGTTTTGAGTTATAGCGTCGCTCCCAACTAA